The stretch of DNA ttggtcatagtgaacacGTTGAGTTGTAACATATTGAacgaattttctcaaaattttatcggGGATAAAATCGTCAAATTTTACTAGAGTAAAATcaggatgagaaaattatttaatatgtaaatataaaattttattttgagaaatagaaaaactgaatcggGTTGGATCATATTATAGAGTACTTGGTCAAAAAGCCCAATAAGTACTCGTAACTGACCCAATGTGAGAGagacccaaaacccctcatataacacGAAGGGGGCGACAAACCTAGTAGAAATACAAAAGTGATTCGTTCACCCAgctcctactctaagtaggagtttttctatttaaaataaacttctacaactctacaagggttctaccttctcttcctataaatagatggcattgatagagctatttacacaacttttaAGAAATTGTTATTCTcccaaaaaataaagagaatttattctcaacttataaatatatttttcagaataacaattttactgGTTTCTATTATAGAAGAGAGAATTTACATTTTCACCTCAAAGGataactttttctagttctgtgttttgattcaattggttcgagctcACACTCGAAACAATTCATGGTATATGAATAGcaaagaagatcgtttggttgaaagctagaAAACATCAATGACCCTCTTATCCAAAAACACAAGTATGAattcggttaaggtttattgctataaacatcacaaaccgggtcgattttcaaagttttaatttttttttgtgcaagaaaaccattttcaaactagatttttcacaaaaaaattatccaaaaaaaattagACAAAGGAAAGGCACTTATTTCTAGTGAGATAGTTAAGCATgcaaaaacaaagaataagagaCATATGTTGTCATTTCCATCtctgatttttcaaagtttttcaagcGAAAAGAGTGTGCTCATAAAGAATGATATCTATGAAAAGCAGCAATCTAAGCTTAAGTTTTCCAACAAGTGGTTGAACGGAAAGCATAAAGTTAATTTTCTAGCTGTAGTTAAGAAGATGCAAACTCAAACTCTAATGATGATTTAGGGCAGATGGAACTCAAGTTGCAACAACAGGCAAAATTAAAGTTGAGTGTGCTAGATTGTTGCAACATTtggatataataattaaatatctaaataatcaaatcatgTTTCTCACAAAGACAAGTCACATTGCTTATTATAAGGATGATATTCAAGCTAGTGCACCTTAAAGGTCTTTGGATTTTTGTCTGAAAAAAGGGGGGGGAGTGAGTTATTTAGTTACTAAGTTCAATGTGGAGTTTCTACTATGCATGTAATGACTCGAatttcaatggtgtcaaaaaatGCGGCATCAAAACTTCATTTTTGTAAACCAAGtctgtaaatataaaataaaaatatttacggagttattatgaaaatattttgaagTTCGATTAAGAAATTTAACCGAAAATGTAGTTAATTaaagctcaaggactaaattgtaaaagttcaatcaCTATGGAGTTTTAACTAAGAAAAGGCTTGGGGCCAAGAGGGCAATTATCCAATGGACCAAAATGGTAAACAAACcaataatgaataataaatagtGGATGGTAATGATGATACTTATTTGGTTttgattaaaagataaaattatatgattaatttaattaatttttattaataaaagtttaattacgTATATGATGCATTAGTGGAAGGAAAGATGATAACATCTTCTTCTTCCATTGTCTAaggttaaaaagaaagaaagaaagaaaaccatGGTTGAAGCTTAAGCATTTGGCCAAGCCAATTTCCAAGATAACCAAGCcttttttcatttaagttttatagatttatgatcatgggagcttgatttagttagtccatgtatcaatttgttcaatttttaaatttttagcaaatttccattgttgagaaattgatgaattaggcttaaaaatgatagaaattaagcttagattatgataaagactaaattgtaaagcttaataagcttgatagttaactttgttacataagcgaccaaattgaataaattcaaaACATGCTATGAAATTATGCTAGGAATAGAAAGTACAGGGTCCTTAATGaaagaatataaatttgaattttgatctGAAGCTAAATATCGAAAGATATGCTTATCTCGAGTTCagggactaagttgaataaaatgcaaaatatgtgtagctttgtatttggatgtggattgaatgaaatttgatattgtttatttattaaattattgatCACAGCGAAAGACGACGCCGAGTCGTcgaaagggaaagggaaagagAGAGTCGTTGACAAGTGACGCAAGATTTCGATTTGTATATTCATGTCGTATGAATTGATTTGCTGTGATTGACATTAAATATCGAGAtagtggactgaattgaataaaatggaaagtaGTATGATTTAGTGGAACATGGTTTGTAATACAAGAATGAATTAGAAGATGCTATATGGTATGAGATATTGTATGTTcatgatgaattgaaatgtgattttgaaattgagtgcgaaattatatatacaaattggattgaattgaaatgaaatgaaatgagatAAATGATTGTTATGCGATAGAACATCATACAGGATACGAAAATACAAATGTGAACGAACACAGGGTATGATAGGAAAATGTAAATGATTACAAGGTATGAAAATGCAAATAAGAGTGATTACAGGTATGATAGTGAAAATATGAATATTGATGCCcatatgaacttagtaaaaggttaggataTGATTGACATGTCAATAGGGTCATATGCGCACTTTTACGAGATATGTGATCATACGAAGATTATGACAGGTTATATTAAGATCTAGCATTTGTTGTGGATCATCGATTATTATTTGTCTTTATGGAAACTTTGGTGTGGTGGTGGGATgtaattgaaaatatttatacatttgatGCCTACGGGCTTTGCAATTTAGTgttttggtgtggtgtagtttaaACTCATACGAGCTATTTGGAGTGGTGTAGTTCACCTGTGTATCCGAGTCCGTTTTACTAAGGTTCCATTGGGGGAAACATTGAAATCAAATCTTGGAAtcagaaaatgaaataaaatgaattttggtAAGCTATTgtaatgtatgatttgaattgaaatggtataaagttgataataatatatgaaatgacATTGATTAATAAGAAAATGGAgtattaaattgttaaatgtatatgtttgAAACTTAAATGGATTGTTGTATACACATCAATATAAGACATGATATTGAATGTTGTAAATAGTTATATAATGAAATGGTAAATAGTTTGGTATTTGTTGAATGGTATGGTAAGGTAAATTTCTTTGCAATGTTATATGACTCGTATGCAAATTgttatatgcatacatatataaatgGGAACGTAACTTCATGGCATAATGAAATATGTATTGGTTTGATATTGAACTTAAATTCAATGTGATCATTTTATATTTCTAATGTTTTATTgatttgaatcatgaaagtaccaccGAGCTTTATCGCTTAACATACGGTTTGTCTATTTCGTTCGTAGGTTTTAGTGGATTTCAAAGTTTCAATAGGTGATTTCAGCATCCAATCAACAGTTCTTGACTCAGCAAAGTTTGTATGGTTTCTTTTACGTTttaatatatatggcatgtatctAAAGTTGAGTCGATTTTGTAATGCAAACGGTTATTTTGGAATCTTGAAATGGTATTGTCATTTGTGTCTAAGCATAACGATAGTTGAATGCATTCATGTGATTTAGTATAGTGTTGCATTGATTGAAATATACAAATGGTACTATATGCCAAGTTGGTTAAGTTTGAACTATCAAATTGCAAAATATGGTTTAAGTAACCTTGTAAATGGTATAAAGTTTTAAAGTGATGAATtgtgtaaaaattaaatatgttcatGTAGAAGAAAGTCCATATCAGGCAATACATGATTATTCAATCCTTTTGAGCACAATTTCTGGTAAGATCTTAGATTTGTATGCTTGACCAAAAAagtaagtttttaaattttaatctcattataagttttttatcatatttttatacaatagctaaaattattcatatttttccgaacccttaaatatatattttttaaatgtaaaattagaatttatttaatgaattgatGAATACGCAAAAACTATTTCAACTGATCTTTTTCCCCTCTTTGATAGATAAATTTCTTGTATTTTTCTTCAACTGGTTCCATCCAAAGTTCCCCTGGTCTGAGTAGCTACATTTAACCAATTAACCAACCAAACCATTGTCATCTACTTAAATGTACTTCCAATCTACTGTTCTTGTTTGCTTCTGTCCTAACATACCACGTGCCATAAAAAACCAACACTTGGATTTGCACTACGAACCAATTAATAATGCTAGCCCTTTGAATCTTCCATTCAACTACAAAAAAGTTTtccacttttttttatttgtttttggcaGGCAAGGAAAAACTTTTCCTACATACAGACATGGGAAACAAAAATTTCGGTGATTTGTTAAATACCATCCCATTCTTTGTCTCATTCATAGgctaacaatatatatatattaatcactAGCATTTCAATCATTCACATTTCATCAGAAACCACATCCAGTCCACTATTATATATTGGAATGGTGCAGTAAGCCATTGATTTAATGATTCTTTAGTACATTTAGTCACGTTTCCTTACATGGGGTGCCATTTTATGGTCGGCTACAGCGAAAACAAAGAGATTGCTTACtagaaaacaagaaaataaaagaaaagattggCAATGTGTGGTCGAGAGCATGCATAGTTAGTACGACTTTGTAGCTAACTCGTGTCTGCTTCAATGCAATAATACATATATCAGATAGATAAAAGAATATGATAGGAAAAATGAGGGCAAATTATTACGGATCGCAGCCGTGGGTAGTAGTGCAGGGCATTTTTTGTGGTTAGTAATGATGGTAGTCATCTTTTATTGTTTCATTTcgatcatatatataatataagacAAACATTGTCATAGTTATGTTTATCTTCTTCACTGCAACATTTTAAAGGCACGAGGGTTTGGTTTGGATACAATACCTTTCAATGAAGTTTAGACATCAATTTCCATGGATTTAGTCAAGTCAGGTCCAAACGTGTCTGCTAACATAACAGACATGAAGACAGGGTACTGTTTTTGTTTTTTCCAGCTTTCAAACATTAATACAATGACTTACACGTTTCCAAATTCATTTGAATCCAGGGCTGGTGTTAATGGAAGATTGGAGCATGAGTCCTTTGTCACTCATCCACCAAATTTATATAATTGATACCAGCAAAATAAAGCAGCTGAAAGAGGGTTTATAAAAAGCATCAAATAATAAAACATGGTAGTCACAATTTGACTACCATGGGAAACTTGAGTAGAATATTTGGAAGAGGATGAATAAGTTTTGTGCTAAAAGCCAATTGAATCCTGACAAAGTATTGCCTTAATCTTTATATAAAGAATGACTTTTGATAGTTCTATACTTTGGACAAAGATTAACTGCCCTATTCTTTAATCACTTTGTGAAAGAATCTTcttgaaaaagaagagaaatagagTAAACAATGAAATAATTACAGGCTTGTAGAAAAACCTGGCAAAGAAAACACACTCATCTATATCTTATTTCAAAACCTTTAAATTTACCATATCCAACACATTGAAGATTAACAAAGTAAGTTTTGAAAATAAAGCcaccattaaaaattaattcaaatttcattGATTTATTGTTGGTGTACCTCAGGTAGAGCACAATATCATAATAAATCTCtaccttttttaaaatattttatagaaaTATTGTTTTTCTCTCTTAATCCACCTTGGTAGTGGGTCAACTATACCTATTCATTATTTTGATAAAAGTACTAATGACTATagcaaaaaaataacataatgttttaaaaataatgaaaccagtagctgaatatatatatatatattctcataCAACCATCTAGGAAGCTAGTTTTGCAAGCCCCCCTTGATGTTGCAGTTGCAGAAGTATCAAATTCTGCCATTTTTATGCTAATATGGGAATATTCACGTCTTTCTTTAAGCTTGTGCCCTTGGAGTTTGTGTTGATATCAGTGTTTTTCTCTTTGTTGCATGCAATCTTATGTAAAGTCTGCAGAGTTTCAGAATTATCAGGACATGGCCCCCCAAGTTATCCTATAATCGGCTGCATGATTTCTTTCTACAAAAACCGCACTCGTTTGATAGATTGGTATACAGAGCTCATCGCGGAGTCGGACACCAGTACAATTGTGGTTAACCGGCTTGGTGCTCGAAGGACTATTGTGACTGCAAACTCGGAGAACGTTGAGTACATGCTGAAAACCAATTTCAATAACTTCCCTAAAGGCAAGCCTTTCACTGAAATTCTGGGTGACTTTCTTGGCTATGGGATATTCAATGTGGATGGGGAGCTTTGGCGCATTCAACGCAAGTTAGCAAGCCATGCTTTCAGCACCAATTCTTTGAGAGAATTCGTGATGAGCACATTGGAAGAAGAGGTAGAGAATCAATTTTTACCTTCGTTAGAATCATTGGCTGCAGCATCAGCAGTGGTAGACTTGCAGGACTTGCTGAGACGACTTTCGTTCAATATGATCTGCAAGGTCTCATTAGGGGTGGATCACTGTGTTTTAGACCCTTCTCAGCTTGTTTCGCCTCTCAACAAAGCTTTCGACATGGCGTCGGAGATATGCGCCAAACGTGGAGCAGCTCCTTTGTTATTGGTTTGGAAGGTCAAGAAATGGCTCGGAGTTGGATCGGAGAAAAAGCTCAGGGATGCTGTTGAAGAAGTTCATGCATATGTTGAGGAAATCATTCGTAACAGGAAGAAAAAGATGGATGAAAGCCAAGAGAATTGCGGTGAAGATCTCCTATCGAGGTTGATATTGGCTGGCTGTGATGAGGAAGTGATAAGAGATATGATCATAAACTTCATCATGGCAGGAAGGGATACAACTTCAGCAGCAATGACATGGCTCTTCTGGTTGCTTTCATGCCATCCAGTTATAGAGCAAGAACTGCTGAAAGAGATACAGAGAAATGATAAAAGATTGTCAGATTATGAATCATTGGAGGGATTGAAATTGTTGAAAGCCTCTCTTTGTGAGTCCATGAGGCTCTACCCGCCGGTAGCTTGGGACTCAAAGCATGCCATGGTGGATGATATGTTACCTGATGGTACTTTAGTCCAGGCAGGGGATAGGGTAACCTATTTTCCCTATGGAATGGGGAGGATGGAAGCGTTATGGGGAAAGGACTGCATCGAGTTCAGACCGAGCCGGTGGTTTATTGAACCAAGTCACCAGGGAGGATCACTAAAGAAGGTAAGTCCATACAAGTTTCCAGTTTTTCAGGCAGGTCCAAGAATTTGTCTTGGAAGAGATATGGCCTTCATTCAGATGAAATATGTGGTGGCTTCCATACTGAGACAGTTTGAAATCAAACCAATCAGATCAGAAAAGCCTATTTTTGTGCCACTCTTGACGGCTCACATGGCCGGTGGACTAAAGGTTTTGATCAAGAAACGAGATCATTCAATATAAGGctttaaaaattacattatttagTGAGAGCCAATGTTtccgaaattaaaaaaaaaaagatttgtaaGAGCAATGTAAGATGGCAATATGCTATCATGTCTCATCTGTATTATAGTtaggagaaaaaaaaattagctaaaacaATCACATACTTGTACAAATCTTTATTAGACCGTTCATAATTATTGGCATCAATCTAGATCATTGATTCAAAATCATGTGGTTATCCTTCAAGCAACAAATTTGTGATTGTAAGAGCATGAGCTTAGTTAATCACCTCTAATACACGGTCAGAAATGCACATGCATGCATGTTTGGAAGGATTATGTCACATGTATTGATTTTTTAAAGTGGGAATAgtattaaatattcaaaataatattaatttcttACAGCATGTATAATAAAAGCATCCTGTTTTAAAATTCAAAGCAACCTATGATATTCAAACATAGACTATCCTCTTCAGTATCCTGTTTCAATATTCAAAGCAATCTTTACGATTATAATAGAAGCTTTAGCTCAAATGGCATACGTGTTAGATAGAGACCCAGAACTTGACACTTAACTAGAATGaggaattttatttttgttctttctcATCTTGCTCGGGGacaaagaaataaacaagaaaaacAAAGATTAATAACACAAAATAGACATCATAGaagtttctttcttttcataGAGGTTAAAGAAAGATGAATGTAACTGGTACAAgatgcttttctttctttttggtcGGGCCCTCATGGACACCTCCAGTACAACATGCTGATTAGTGCTTACAACTGTGGTTGTTTTCCACCacttgaaagaaaaaaaacaatttcttattttcttattttcagtCTTTCTAAAAACATAGATAAGTTTCTAAACTTTTCCAATCTTCATCGAGTACCAATTATCGGTCTTTCTAATGATAGATAAGCTTCTACATTGTTCCATTCTTCATACATGCCAATTCTTACAGAGAAACCGATGGCCTGGCCTCTTAATGCACAAGATGGCTTCAAGTGATCATGCTAATAAGAGTTCACTGTGTGGACATGGGGGCAATTTACTGCAGATTTGCATGTCATTACCTGAATTATTACTGGTTGCATATCCTTTTTCTTCATCCTTGTAATTTCTATGCCTTGTCTCAGACCCTTCCTAAGAGGCCCATATATGCATCCTTCACCAAGTTTTCCATATCTGATCCTGTGTAGCCTGCAAAGGAAAGATACTGGAAAAGGTAAATTTTGAAGAATAGCTAAGATAAACAAGAATAAGACAGAAGCTAACCTTCTGTTAACTTACAAGTGGCACCAATGACCTCTTCTGAAGGCTTCAAAAGTCCATTCTCCAGAATATTACCTACTATCGCGGCTCTTGCTTCTTCATCACCAATTAAACTCGGAAAAGAATTCTGTGTCACAATTGGCTAGAATTAGATAAGCTGAGTCCTGGCAAGTCTTCTCCTTGATGCTTCACCAAGTTACAAAATAACTACACTCATAACACGACTTTTCCATGATAGATATAAACCAAGAAATCTGCTAGGAGACTATGCTATAAACAAGCTACTTTGTGTTGCTAAtaatggattgaacaaaataataAACCACCTTGCTAATTTCCATTTTTTGTTATCAAGTATGGTTATTATGCCTATAAAGGCTGCTTCCTGTTATACATTCCTCTCAATTGCCATCCAACAATATTTGGCAATTCTACTTCAATTAAGGGAAAGGTCTACACTCTACAGTAGGTAAATGATACAAATCAATGAAGTAAGTGAGGCCTATCAATGCTTTCAGAATGATAATTCATGTGCTTCCTGGTGCATCACTTCTAGCAGCTGGCCTGCAGTTTAGATAACAGCATCCTTGACCCTGTTAAAAATTTATACTGAACAAAATAGAACTTGATTATGTTTTCATCCTTTTCATAATCATCAGGTTTTCTATAAGAAATTTATTTAGGGAAGCCAAGTGTGTATAATCCAAGCACGCATTATACACATGAAAGAGTGGACTCCAACTACCGCAGGAAAGTTAATGTCAAATATTGGAAAGGTGGTCACACATCAATCAAAAAATCTTTAAGAAGATTCAATCTCAAAGCTTAAACAAGATCCGGGTCTGCCGTTTCACATGTGGTTTCTAGTAAAAGCATAAAAAAGCTTGAGAAATGGTATTACTTAGAATTCAGATATCAGAGGGAAGATTCAATAAATAGTTTTGACAAGGCACGCATATTAAATAGCAATAATGTTGAAGGGCCAATCAAAGACGGGTTTCTACCAAatcaatcacaattcaatatgCCATTAGCAGCAATAACTGCACATCCAAAGTGACAGGCTAGGGTTTCGAACTTGAGGAAAATGATTCAAAACTCAACAAGAATTGtaataaaacagaaaaaaaagagCTTACCATGGTTGGTTGAAGAATTCGGATTTGCAGTTTTTCAGCACTTTGACTAGCTTCTCGAGCTACCAATTTTAGATCCATGCTCTGAGGCTCGATTAAAGCATTAACAAATTCCACTGGTGATTGATTGAAGCCTagaaagaacacacaccttttaTGGTGCTAATGGATTTTCCTTATACTAGCACATATTGCTTCATGACAAGCATCAATCTCTTTGCACTTCTCTACATTTGCCAACAGAGAAGACAAATCATGGCATCAACTAACACATCATAGCATGCAGTTCCTGCAGGACTATTCCAGGAAAGATTGATTTTGTGTTCAAATGTATCGGTGGTGGAGACAAATGCTGTGATATATTCTGCGAAACCACagtaaaatttaaccttttttccCCAAAAACTTTCTGGAGTTGTTCATCACCAttaaagaaagatggatcatttGGGTTCTGAAGTTTTCTAGCCTTCACATAATGCCAAATTGCAGCAAAAGTTCTGGGGCACGTATCAACTTCAATACCAAGGACTTCAAATTAAAGCTGAAGAAAGCCTGAACTGCTGTACATAATTTGTTTCCAACCGTATATATACAGTGAACTCCTTATCTTCTTTTCTCTTCAGTTCAAAACCTTCATGAGGTGCAGGCGATCGTGCATGCTTCcatataatgaaatgattattCGGATATAGTCCCTGATCCAAGGAATTTGTTACTCTCTTGAAGAAAGATAAGAACTTAGGGTACAAGGGGTTTGATTTTAGGACAAACCCG from Gossypium hirsutum isolate 1008001.06 chromosome D04, Gossypium_hirsutum_v2.1, whole genome shotgun sequence encodes:
- the LOC107899717 gene encoding cytochrome P450 94B3 — its product is MGIFTSFFKLVPLEFVLISVFFSLLHAILCKVCRVSELSGHGPPSYPIIGCMISFYKNRTRLIDWYTELIAESDTSTIVVNRLGARRTIVTANSENVEYMLKTNFNNFPKGKPFTEILGDFLGYGIFNVDGELWRIQRKLASHAFSTNSLREFVMSTLEEEVENQFLPSLESLAAASAVVDLQDLLRRLSFNMICKVSLGVDHCVLDPSQLVSPLNKAFDMASEICAKRGAAPLLLVWKVKKWLGVGSEKKLRDAVEEVHAYVEEIIRNRKKKMDESQENCGEDLLSRLILAGCDEEVIRDMIINFIMAGRDTTSAAMTWLFWLLSCHPVIEQELLKEIQRNDKRLSDYESLEGLKLLKASLCESMRLYPPVAWDSKHAMVDDMLPDGTLVQAGDRVTYFPYGMGRMEALWGKDCIEFRPSRWFIEPSHQGGSLKKVSPYKFPVFQAGPRICLGRDMAFIQMKYVVASILRQFEIKPIRSEKPIFVPLLTAHMAGGLKVLIKKRDHSI